From a single Mycosarcoma maydis chromosome 2, whole genome shotgun sequence genomic region:
- a CDS encoding uncharacterized protein (related to SHR3 - endoplasmic reticulum packaging chaperone) codes for MGFRSGFVISSTSFLFGVIFIASIYDFPLLYFSDLSDSAVEAAERFYLSLFNAPLAVTALLHGMMGLGVIGLIAKLHRWNEMAKYFDGGSLVLFMGSICMYLGVSVPNLRLISDPTNERLVWNSAIGTQRQSQLEAFNKGESDFKPSDGAMTPDEKVAAIRIISASNTICVVLLTGVLILQISEWYLERQEAIQAETNRRQQAKELADAKKDK; via the coding sequence ATGGGTTTCCGCAGCGGCTTTGTCATCTCGTCAACCTCGTTCCTGTTCGGCGTCATCTTTATCGCATCGATCTACGACTTTCCCTTGCTTTACTTTTCCGACCTCTCCGACTCGGCTGTTGAGGCAGCGGAGCGCTTCTATCTTTCCCTCTTCAATGCTCCTCTCGCTGTCACGGCGCTACTCCACGGAATGATGGGGCTCGGTGTGATCGGTCTgatcgccaagctgcaTCGATGGAACGAGATGGCAAAGTACTTTGACGGTGGATCACTCGTTCTCTTCATGGGTTCTATCTGCATGTACCTCGGCGTGTCAGTCCCCAACCTCCGTTTGATCTCGGACCCTACCAACGAAAGGTTGGTGTGGAATTCGGCCATCGGTACGCAACGTCAATCTCAGTTGGAAGCTTTCAACAAGGGCGAGAGCGATTTCAAGCCAAGCGACGGCGCCATGACCCCGGACGAGAAAGTGGCTGCCATCAGGATCATCAGTGCCAGCAACACAATCTGCGTCGTTCTGTTGACGGGCGTGTTGATCCTTCAGATCAGCGAATGGTACCTCGAGAGACAGGAAGCTATCCAGGCCGAAACAAACAGGAGACAACAGGCTAAAGAGTTGGCAGATGCTAAAAAGGACAAGTAA
- a CDS encoding putative iron ion transmembrane transporter: protein MSDRAVPAVEEELDYEGLGDNVPLHINMIAGSLAGISEHAAMYPVDVIRTRMQVLSATPAATYTGVIQAFNRISNLEGMRTLWRGVASVIMGAGPAHAVYFGTYETVKEATGGNREGHQFASTAFAGASATIAADAFMNPFDVIKQRMQMHGSQYRTVLQCASTVYRKEGLRAFYVSYPTTLTMTVPFTAVQFSVYEWAKKVLNPSESYSPLTHVSAGAFSGAVAAAVTNPLDVAKTLLQTRGSSTDAQIRNASGMFEAFKIINAREGLKGFARGLSPRVLTFMPSNALCWLSYEGFRFFLNEQSKASV from the coding sequence ATGAGCGACCGAGCCGTTCCAGCAGTAGAGGAGGAACTGGACTATGAGGGTCTTGGTGACAATGTCCCACTCCATATCAACATGATCGCTGGCTCACTTGCAGGAATCAGCGAGCATGCTGCCATGTATCCTGTTGATGTGATTCGGACACGCATGCAAGTTCTCTCGGCAACGCCAGCTGCCACCTACACGGGCGTGATACAGGCATTCAACCGAATCAGCAACTTGGAAGGCATGCGCACACTGTGGCGTGGAGTGGCAAGTGTGATCATGGGCGCTGGTCCAGCACATGCGGTTTACTTTGGCACCTACGAGACGGTCAAGGAGGCGACAGGCGGGAATCGCGAGGGACATCAGTTTGCCAGCACAGCGTTTGCTGGCGCATCCGCCACCATTGCCGCCGATGCCTTTATGAACCCGTTCGACGTGATCAAGCAACGTATGCAGATGCACGGCTCGCAATACCGCACCGTCCTGCAGTGCGCATCGACCGTCTACAGGAAGGAGGGTCTGCGTGCATTCTATGTCTCGTATCCCACTACACTCACCATGACGGTGCCCTTCACAGCGGTCCAATTCTCGGTCTACGAGTGGGCTAAGAAGGTGCTCAATCCTTCGGAAAGCTATTCGCCGCTCACACACGTTTCGGCAGGTGCCTTCTCGGGCGCGGTAGCAGCTGCGGTCACGAACCCGCTGGATGTGGCCAAGACGCTCTTGCAGACccgcggcagcagcaccgatgcACAAATCCGAAATGCCTCTGGTATGTTTGAGGCGTTCAAGATCATCAACGCACGAGAAGGACTTAAGGGCTTCGCACGTGGTCTCTCGCCACGCGTGCTTACGTTCATGCCTTCGAATGCACTCTGCTGGTTGTCGTACGAAGGATtccgcttcttcctcaACGAGCAGTCCAAGGCATCGGTTTAA
- a CDS encoding putative AP-3 complex, subunit sigma3, translating into MTIRAALIVNNHGKPRLTKFYTQLPASRQQALIKEIFRLVSKRPEGVCNFLDATELTALLPPPADAVRFSSCLSKVKSEKGSVSSGSPSAASQDQLRVIYRHYATLYFVFVVDSSESELGILDLIQVFVESLDRCFENVCELDLIFHFDEVHAILNEVIQGGLVVETNINEIVAAAQATARARKASVAQSGAGGVAAGAAGLANLTPASLNLSIPGSNSSIPWPRGTFMVDAISNLGNQYLGRSSSRRSSRQ; encoded by the coding sequence ATGACAATACGAGCAGCGCTCATTGTCAACAACCACGGCAAGCCGCGGCTCACCAAGTTCTATACCCAGCTTCCCGCTTCGAGGCAGCAAGCACTGATCAAGGAGATCTTTCGACTTGTATCCAAGCGACCCGAGGGTGTGTGTAACTTTCTCGACGCAACAGAGCTTACTGCtctgcttccaccgccCGCCGACGCAGTTCGCTTTTCGTCTTGTCTCAGCAAAGTCAAGAGCGAAAAGGGTTCAGTCTCATCCGGCTCACCTTCCGCTGCATCGCAAGATCAGCTGCGTGTTATCTATCGACACTACGCAACGCTTTACTTTGTGTTTGTTGTCGATTCGAGTGAAAGCGAACTGGGTATATTGGATCTCATCCAGGTTTTCGTGGAGAGCTTGGACCGATGTTTTGAGAATGTATGCGAGCTGGATCTCATCTTCCACTTTGATGAGGTGCACGCTATCCTCAACGAGGTCATTCAGGGAGGATTGGTGGTGGAGACCAACATCAACGAGATCGTTGCAGCGGCGCAGGCGACCGCAAGAGCAAGGAAGGCTTCCGTGGCTCAGTCTGGCGCTGGTGGAGtagcagcaggtgcagcaggTCTCGCAAACCTCACCCCTGCAAGCTTGAACCTGTCCATACCAGGTTCAAATTCCTCAATCCCTTGGCCAAGAGGTACTTTCATGGTAGATGCTATCTCCAACTTGGGCAACCAGTACCTGGGTCGCTCTTCCAGTCGTCGTTCAAGTCGTCAGTAA
- a CDS encoding putative AAA family ATPase CDC48, translating into MSDPAPSNPPKPAPADDKDEVATAILRQRKSPNKVFVEESTTDDNSVACLSAAKMDELGLFRGDTILLRGKKRRDTVLICLSDENTEDSKIRLNKVARNNLRVKLGDLVSIHACHDIKYGKRIHVLPFDDSVEGLTGNIFDVYLKPYFLEAYRPVRKGDTFTVRGGMRAVEFKVIETDPAEFCIVAQDTVIHTEGEPVKREDEEANLADVGYDDIGGCRKQMAQIREMVELPLRHPQLFKSIGIKPPRGVLMYGPPGTGKTLMARAVANETGAFFFLINGPEIMSKMAGESESNLRKAFEEAEKNSPAIIFIDEIDSIAPKREKTNGEVERRVVSQLLTLMDGLKARSNIVVMAATNRPNSIDPALRRFGRFDREVDIGIPDPTGRLEILRIHTKNMKLADDVDLEQIAAETHGYVGSDVAALCSEAAMQQIREKMDLIDLDEDTIDAEVLDSLGVTMENFRFALGVSNPSALRETVVEVPTTTWKDIGGLDKVKQELQETVSYPVEHPEKFLKYGMAPSKGVLFYGPPGTGKTLLAKAIANECQANFISIKGPELLTMWFGESEANVRDVFDKARAAAPCVMFFDELDAIAKSRGSSSGDGGGAGDRVINQILTEMDGVSSRKNVFIIGATNRPDQIDPAILRPGRLDQLIYIPLPDEPSRLSILKATLKKSPIAEDVDLTFLAKHTHGFSGADLAEICQRAAKLAIRESIEADIKRERERIEKKEANADGEVKMEEDAAAGAAAEEEEDDPVPEITRAHFEEAMRFARRSVSDGDIRRYELFAQNLQSARSFGTSFRFPEGQNPAQTGGAGGAGGAAFGNDDAGDDDLYA; encoded by the coding sequence ATGTCCGACCCTGCTCCTTCCAATCCTCCCAAGCCAGCACCCGCCGATGACAAGGATGAGGTCGCAACTGCCATCCTACGTCAGCGAAAGTCACCTAACAAGGTGTTCGTCGAGGAGTCTACGACAGATGACAACTCAGTAGCGTGTCTGTCGGCCGCCAAGATGGACGAACTCGGCCTCTTTCGCGGTGACACCATCTTGCTCAGGGGAAAGAAGCGTAGAGACACAGTGTTGATCTGCCTCTCTGATGAAAATACCGAAGACTCCAAGATTCGCCTCAACAAGGTAGCCCGAAACAATCTCCgcgtcaagctcggcgaccTCGTCTCTATTCATGCTTGCCATGACATCAAGTACGGCAAGCGCATTCACGTTCTTCCCTTTGACGATAGCGTCGAGGGTCTTACTGGAAACATCTTTGACGTCTACCTCAAGCCCTACTTCCTCGAGGCCTACCGTCCCGTTCGCAAGGGTGACACTTTCACCGTACGTGGTGGTATGCGTGCTGTCGAATTCAAGGTCATCGAGACCGATCCTGCCGAATTCTGCATTGTTGCCCAAGACACGGTAATTCACACGGAGGGCGAACCGGTCAAGCgcgaagatgaggaggcCAACCTCGCAGATGTCGGCTACGACGACATTGGTGGTTGCCGCAAACAGATGGCCCAGATCCGTGAGATGGTCGAGTTGCCTCTACGACACCCGCAGCTATTCAAATCGATCGGTATCAAGCCGCCTCGCGGTGTGCTCATGTATGGTCCTCCAGGTACCGGCAAGACGCTTATGGCTCGTGCTGTCGCCAACGAAACGGGTGCCTTCTTTTTCCTCATCAATGGTCCCGAGATCATGTCCAAGATGGCCGGAGAGTCCGAGTCGAACCTGCGAAAGGCGTTTGAGGAGGCCGAGAAGAACAGCCCCGCCATCATCTTCATTGACGAGATTGACAGTATTGCACCCAAGCGTGAGAAAACCAACGGTGAAGTCGAGCGACGTGTCGTTTCACAGCTTCTCACCCTCATGGACGGTCTCAAGGCGCGTTCCAACATTGTGGTCATGGCCGCCACCAACCGACccaactcgatcgatccTGCTCTTCGACGATTCGGCCGATTCGACCGTGAAGTCGACATTGGTATCCCCGACCCCACTGGTCGACTCGAGATTCTGCGCATTCACACCAAGAACATGAAGCTGgccgacgacgtcgatctcgagcagatTGCTGCCGAGACTCACGGTTACGTCGGTTCGGATGTAGCCGCCCTCTGCTCCGAGGCTGCCATGCAGCAGATTCGTGAAAAGATGGACCTCATTGACCTTGACGAGGACACAATTGATGCCGAGGTGCTAGACTCGCTCGGAGTCACCATGGAGAACTTCCgcttcgctctcggcgTCTCCAACCCGTCGGCTCTCCGAGAGACGGTGGTTGAGGTGCCCACTACCACTTGGAAGGACATTGGTGGTctcgacaaggtcaagcaAGAGCTGCAAGAGACCGTCTCGTACCCCGTCGAGCATCCCGAAAAGTTCCTCAAATACGGCATGGCGCCTTCCAAGGGTGTCCTCTTCTACGGACCGCCTGGTACCGGTAAGACGCTGCTTGCCAAGGCTATTGCCAACGAGTGCCAAGCCAACTTTATTTCGATCAAGGGTCCTGAGCTGCTCACCATGTGGTTCGGTGAGTCGGAGGCTAACGTGCGAGACGTTTTCGACAAGgcgcgtgctgctgctccatgTGTCATGTtcttcgacgagctggatgcCATCGCCAAGTCACGAGGTTCGTCATCtggcgatggcggtggagctGGTGACCGTGTCATTAATCAGATCCTTACCGAGATGGACGGTGTCAGCTCGCGTAAGAACGTCTTCATCATTGGTGCTACCAACCGACCTGACCAGATCGACCCGGCTATCCTGCGTCCCGGCcgtctcgaccagctcatcTACATCCCCCTCCCCGACGAGCCTTCGCGTCTGTCGATTCTCAAGGCGACGCTGAAGAAGTCGCCCATCGCCGAGGATGTCGACCTCACCTTCCTTGCCAAGCACACACACGGTTTCTCTGGTGCCGATCTTGCCGAAATCTGTCAGcgtgctgccaagctggctATCCGcgagtcgatcgaagccgacatcaagcgcgagcgcgagcgtattgagaagaaggaggccAATGCTGATGGTGAGGtcaagatggaagaggacgccgctgctggtgctgctgctgaggaggaggaggatgacCCTGTCCCTGAGATCACCCGAGCTCACTTTGAAGAGGCCATGCGCTTCGCTCGCCGATCCGTATCGGACGGTGACATTCGCCGTTACGAGCTGTTCGCACAGAACCTCCAGTCAGCACGCTCGTTTGGTACTTCGTTCCGCTTCCCTGAGGGCCAGAACCCAGCGCAGACTGGTGGCGCTGGCGGAGCAGGTGGCGCTGCCTTTGGCAATGACGACGCCGGCGATGATGACCTATACGCTTAA
- a CDS encoding putative pyruvate carboxylase 1 yields MPTEPETAQAPAGAPRSTFVDTFESQPGTPGERTGHLFPTIQRIRSSMTGEATGPLKKLMVANRGEIAIRIFRTAHELAMTTVALYSFEDRMSAHRYKADEAYQVGAGLNPVSAYLAIDDIVRIALEHKVDMIHPGYGFLSENPHFAKKVEEAGIAFIGPRPETIDGLGDKTKARDLARKANVPIVPGTPGPIASYEEAKPFVEEVGFPVIIKAAMGGGGRGMRVVRKMEEFKESFERAVSEAKSAFGDPTVFIERFLDRPRHIEVQLLADGEGNVVHLFERDCSVQRRHQKVVEVAPAPNLRDDVRQAILSDAVRLAKTAGYRNAGTAEFLVDQQNRYYFIEINPRLQVEHTITEEITGIDIVGAQIQIAAGATLADLGLSQETIQKRGSAIQCRITTEDPAANFQPDTGRIEVYRSAGGNGVRLDAGSGFAGAQITPHYDSLLVKVSCRGATYEVARRKMLRSLVEFRIRGVKTNIPFLFRLLTHEAFATASTWTTMIDDTPELFNLVQTKNRAQKLLAYLGDVAVNGSSIAGQVGEPGLKEEIQIPSFTDPKDPSKPLDTTKPCTEGWRNIIINEGPEAFAKAVRAYKGTLIMDTTWRDAHQSLFATRLRTIDMVNIAKETSYVLKNAFSLECWGGATFDVSMRFLYEDPWERLRKIRKLVPNIPLQALVRGANAVGYTAYPDNAIYEFSKKAVECGLDIFRVFDSLNSLDSLKLGIDAAKKAGGVAEGTICYTGDVANPSKHPKYTLEYYLNLTDELVKTGIHILGIKDMAGLLKPTAAKILVGAIRKKYPDLPIHVHSHDTAGIALSSMLACAEAGADVVDVAIDSMSGLTSQPSMGALVSALEQTGLGAGIRHEDIQNLNLYWSQVRQLYQCFEANVKASDSSVFDHEMPGGQYTNLMFQSQQLGLGTQWKEIKNAYIQANKLCGDIVKVTPSSKVVGDFAQFMVANKLTAKDVEERADKLDFPSSVIEYFQGYLGTPPGGFPEPLRSKVIRDKKRIDGRPGASMEPIDFAQVKKDLTAKYGRSMSATDAISYIMYPKVFEEFQGFLDLYGDLSNLPTRYFLGKAHPGEELHAYIDRGKLLIVKLLAVGALNTNNGTREVFFELNAEPRALTIEDRSAAVETVKREKASSDPGSVGSPLAGVVVEIRAKEGHSIKAGDPLFIMSAMKMETVVSAPVSGHVKRVLVEQNDSVSQGDLLCEIEH; encoded by the coding sequence ATGCCTACCGAGCCCGAGACCGCGCAGGCTCCGGCCGGTGCTCCCAGGAGCACCTTTGTCGACACCTTCGAGAGCCAGCCCGGCACTCCAGGTGAGAGAACTGGCCACCTTTTCCCCACCATCCAGCGCATCCGAAGCAGCATGACAGGTGAGGCTACTGGTCCATTGAAGAAGCTCATGGTTGCCAATCGCGGTGAAATCGCCATCCGAATCTTCCGTACCGCCCACGAGCTTGCCATGACCACTGTCGCGCTCTACTCGTTCGAGGACAGGATGAGCGCCCATCGATACAAGGCCGACGAGGCCTATCAGGTCGGTGCAGGTCTCAACCCCGTCTCAGCCTACTTGGCCATCGACGACATTGTCCGCATTGCTCTCGAGCACAAAGTTGATATGATCCATCCCGGTTACGGTTTCTTGTCCGAGAACCCTCACTTTGCCAAGAAGGTCGAGGAGGCCGGCATTGCTTTCATCGGGCCCCGCCCCGAGACCATCGATGGTTTGGGTGACAAGACCAAAGCCCGTGACCTTGCCCGCAAGGCCAACGTGCCCATTGTGCCCGGTACACCCGGTCCCATTGCCAGCTACGAGGAGGCCAAGCCATTCGTCGAGGAAGTTGGCTTCCCGGTCATCATCAAAGCAGCTAtgggtggtggtggacgaggaATGCGAGTCGTCCGTAAGATGGAGGAATTTAAGGAGTCCTTTGAACGTGCTGTTTCCGAGGCCAAGTCGGCCTTCGGTGACCCCACTGTCTTTATCGAGCGTTTCCTCGACCGACCTCGCCACATTGaagtgcagctgcttgccgaCGGTGAGGGCAACGTCGTCCACCTCTTCGAACGTGACTGCTCCGTACAGCGTCGTCACCAGAAGGTCGTCGAAGTGGCACCTGCCCCCAACCTCCGCGACGACGTGCGCCAGGCCATCCTCAGCGATGCTGTTCGTCTCGCCAAGACGGCCGGCTACCGAAATGCTGGCACTGCCGAGTTCCTGGTCGACCAGCAGAACCGATACTACTTTATCGAGATCAACCCCCGTCTGCAGGTCGAACACACTATCACCGAGGAGATCACCGGTATCGACATTGTCGGTGCTCAGATCCAGATCGCTGCGGGTGCTACCTTGGCCGACCTTGGACTCAGCCAGGAGACCATCCAGAAGCGTGGCTCCGCCATCCAGTGTCGTATCACTACCGAAGATCCCGCTGCCAACTTCCAGCCCGACACGGGTAGGATCGAGGTCTACCGTTCTGCCGGAGGTAACGGTGTGCGTCTCGACGCCGGCTCCGGCTTTGCCGGTGCTCAGATCACGCCACACTACGATtccttgctcgtcaaggtCTCGTGCCGTGGCGCGACCTACGAGGTGGCACGAAGAAAGATGCTGCGATCCTTGGTCGAGTTCCGTATCCGCGGTGTCAAGACTAACATCCCCTTCTTGTTCCGTCTCTTGACCCACGAGGCCTTTGCTACCGCCAGCACTTGGACCACCATGATTGACGACACACCTGAGCTCTTCAACCTGGTTCAAACCAAGAACCGAGCCCAGAAGCTGCTAGCCTACCTCGGCGACGTCGCAGTCAATGGCAGTTCCATCGCCGGTCAGGTCGGCGAGCCTGGTCTCAAGGAGGAGATTCAGATTCCCAGCTTCACCGACCCCAAGGACCCGTCCAAGCCTCTCGACACCACCAAGCCGTGCACCGAGGGTTGGAGGAACATCATTATCAACGAGGGACCCGAGGCCTTTGCCAAGGCTGTTCGAGCCTACAAGGGAACGCTCATCATGGACACCACATGGCGTGACGCCCACCAGAGTCTGTTTGCTACTCGTCTGCGAACCATTGACATGGTCAACATTGCCAAGGAGACCAGCTACGTACTCAAGAACGCCTTCTCGCTCGAGTGCTGGGGCGGTGCCACCTTCGACGTTTCTATGCGCTTCCTCTACGAGGACCCTTGGGAGCGTCTGCGCAAGATCCGAAAGCTCGTGCCCAACATTCCCCTGCAGGCGCTCGTCCGTGGTGCCAACGCCGTAGGCTACACTGCTTATCCCGACAACGCCATCTACGAGTTCAGCAAGAAGGCCGTTGAATGTGGTCTCGACATCTTCCGTGTCTTTgactcgctcaactcgctcgatTCGCTCAAGCTTGGTATCGACGCCGCAAAGAAGGCCGGTGGTGTCGCTGAAGGTACCATTTGCTACACTGGTGACGTTGCCAATCCTAGCAAGCACCCCAAGTACACGCTCGAGTACTACCTCAACCTCACGGACGAACTCGTCAAGACCGGAATCCACATCCTCGGTATCAAGGACATGGCTGGTCTGCTCAAGCCAACTGCCGCCAAGATACTCGTTGGCGCCATCAGGAAGAAGTACCCCGACCTGCCAATCCACGTCCACTCGCACGACACGGCCGGTATCGCCCTTTCGAGCATGCTCGCCTGTGCGGAGGCCGGTGCAGACGTGGTCGACGTTGCCATCGACAGCATGAGTGGTCTCACTTCGCAACCATCGATGGGTGCGCTCGTCAGTGCTCTCGAGCAGACCGGTCTCGGTGCGGGCATTCGCCACGAGGACATCCAGAACCTCAACCTGTATTGGAGCCAGGTGCGTCAGCTCTACCAGTGCTTCGAGGCCAATGTCAAGGCTTCGGACTCGTCGGTGTTCGACCACGAGATGCCTGGTGGTCAGTATACCAACCTCATGTTccagtcgcagcagctcggccTTGGTACCCAGTGGAAGGAGATCAAGAACGCCTACATCCAGGCCAACAAGCTTTGCGGTGACATTGTCAAGGTGACGCCCTCTTCCAAGGTGGTGGGTGATTTTGCTCAGTTTATGGtcgccaacaagctcacGGCCAAGGATGTCGAGGAACGcgccgacaagctcgacttcCCCAGCTCGGTCATCGAGTACTTCCAGGGCTACCTGGGCACACCGCCTGGCGGCTTCCCCGAGCCTCTGCGAAGCAAGGTGATCCgcgacaagaagcgcatcgatgGCCGACCGGGTGCCAGCATGGAGCCCATTGACTTTGCCCAAGTCAAGAAGGATCTTACTGCCAAGTATGGCCGTTCGATGAGCGCCACCGACGCCATCAGCTACATCATGTACCCCAAGGTATTTGAAGAGTTCCAGGGCTTCCTCGACCTGTACGGAGACCTGAGCAACCTGCCTACACGCTACTTCCTTGGTAAGGCGCACCCGGGCGAGGAGTTGCACGCCTACATCGACCGCGGCAAGCTGCTCAttgtcaagctgctcgccgtGGGTGCACTCAACACCAACAACGGTACCCGAGAGGTGTTCTTCGAACTCAACGCCGAGCCTCGAGCCCTCACCATCGAGGACCGAAGTGCTGCGGTCGAGACCGTCAAGCGTGAGAAGGCCTCTTCAGACCCTGGCAGCGTCGGCTCGCCTTTGGCCGGTGTCGTTGTGGAGATCCGTGCCAAGGAGGGTCACTCGATCAAGGCTGGCGACCCATTGTTCATCATGAGTGCCATGAAGATGGAGACGGTCGTTTCGGCACCCGTCAGCGGTCACGTCAAGCGCGTCCTCGTTGAGCAGAACGACTCGGTGTCCCAGGGCGACTTGCTctgcgagatcgagcactAG